In Nitrososphaerales archaeon, the genomic stretch ACCTGGGCAATGTCACCCCTGCAGCAGAGTTCAACATCTGGGTCGACCCAGAAGCTGCGAAGGTGGTCTTGCACTCTGGGTTGCCGACGACGATGGTCGGCTGGGAGATCTGTATGCGCCACGGCCTCATTGGCCCTCGTGAATACGCGGAGATTGAGGGGATGGCCACGAGGGAGTCGACCTTCTTCGTTGCAGTGAACAGGCAGGTGAGGAGGTTCATGAAGCGCGAGAGAGGGATCGACGCGACCAGCTGCCCGGACAGCATGACCATGTCAATCGTACTGAACTCGAAAGTGGCAACTGATGTGAGGAGGAAGTTCGTGGACGTTGAGATGACGGGCGAACTCACGAGGGGGGCGACCATAGTCGACGAACTGAACGTCTTGGGCAGAAAGGCAAACGCGAGCGTTGTCTACGCAGCTTCGCAAGGGCTCTTCAGGGAGATGCTCTTCAGGATGCTCAGGGGAGAGAGGGTGTGACCTACTCCAGTTCCGACTCCACAGACTTTCGGTAGGCTTTCCAGTAGCCGTCGCCTCTGGGTTTTGTCCTCCTCGCAGATCCTCCGTGTTCGGAGACCCATAACCCATTCCCGTCCGTCACGTGACCAATCCCGTAAGTGGCGATTCCTTCCCTCCTCATCGCCTTCAACAGGTCGTCCGCCCTTGATGGATTGCACGTGATCAAGAGCGTCCCTTCGCTCAACGCGTTTAGCGGGTCGATTCCGAACGCACCGCAGACCGCCTCGCACTCTTCTGGGACGTGTATCATCTCCCTCTCGATGACAGCCGCCTTACCGCAAGCCGACATCATCTCGTCCAGCCCGCCGAGGACTCCGCCCTCGGTTGCATCGTGCATCGATGTCACGCCGTCCCTCCCCAACCCGATGGAACTCGCAGTGAGGGCGTCGGCGACAGTCGAACATCTGCGGACGAGGGCCTTCGCCCTGCCCGCAATTGCACTACCCACTTTCCTCTCGATATACTTCGGGAATGAGAGGGCGAGATATGCGGTCGCTTCTATTGCAGCCCCCTTGGTCATCAGTATGGCGTCTCCTGTGCGTGCCATGGAAGGGTCCACGTAATCGCCCTCCCTGCAGAACCCGAACATCGTCCCCCCGCCCACGACAGTGAACGCGCCTCCTGGGTAGGTTCCGGTGTGCCCCGCCACTATCGACATCCGTAGCTTACGGCACTCCTTTCCGATAGCCCTCAGATAGACTGCGGCATCCTCATTCTTCAGCTCTCCAGGAAGGTTGAAGGTGAATGTGGCGAATTGAGGCCTGAGGCCGGATGTAGCGTAATCAGATGCGACCAGGTGGACGCTGAGCCAAGCAGACGTCTCCATTCCCAGCGATGGGATTATAGAGACTGGGTCCGAAGTAAGAATCATCCTTCTCGTCTTCCCGATGGAAATTACCGCATTGTCGAGGCCTCTCCCCGGCCCGAGTAGGACCCGCGCCGAGACCGCACCCAGGTTCCTCAGGATGACCTTCTCAAGGAACGAAGGACTCACCTTGCCCAGTCCTCCTCCTCTTCGACGCGTGGCGCACTCCACCTAACTCGCCATAGAGTGGATTCCTGCCTTCAGAGCTCCCCTGTTTGCCAGAACCAAGATGACAACTGCGCTTATCACGAACTCTGGTAATAGGTAGCTCCCGTTGTAGAGCGCCGAGTACACCGCTGGGCTCTCTCCTGCAGGAGCGAAGCTCGCGAAGAAGATGAGGCCAGAAAGGAAGTGGCAGGTGAATCGTCCCGCGATGCCGGCAGCGACGGCGAGCAGAGGTCTTGCCCTAAAGTTGCCTGCCAATCCAAGAGCTCCGAAGGCGAGCGGGTAATCGAGGAGGAACTGGATTGGGTTGTAGACGAAGGGCTCGAAGTACAAGTCAATCACTCCGAATATCATCCCCGCAACGACCCCGGCCTTCGTCCCCCTTCTCAAGGCAAAGAGCAGGAGTGGCACCATCGCCCCCAAGGTCACGGAGCCGCCTTCAGGCAAAGTGAGGACCTTTACCGTGTTCAATACTGCTGCAAGAGCAATCATTACGGACATCTCTGCGATAATGGCAACTCGGTTTCTCCCGACCTTCTGGGGTTGCGCACTCGCCATGGCGTTCCCATTCGTCAACATTCTTATAAATGACTCAATAACTGACTTATATGATGCACCCACCCGACGAGCTGATGGTGGGGACCTTCCTCCCCGCCATGAGGCTGCTTGTCTCGCGCGTACTTCGTTCCCAGGGCTACTCGCAGAACAGGATATCTTCGATGATCGGAATCACCCAGGCCTCAGTCAGCCTATACCTCTCATCGTCTCCGTCAAAGGCACACGCCTCGCTTGCTTCCCTCTCGCTCACGAGCGAGGATGCGGAAAGGTACGCGGCTCTCCTCGCAGAGGACGTAAAGCGTAGCCCTGTCTACGGCGTCGACACACTGAGCTCGTTGTGGACAAGCCTGCTCGGCAGGGGCCTTGTCTGCGACGCCCACAGGAAGCTGTACCCTTCCCTTTCCGAGTGTGATGTCTGCATCAAGGAGTACGGCCAGAGGCACGATGACAGGTCTGGCGCCCTCGCGCACGTGGCAGAGGCGGTCAGGATAGTGGAGTCTACGCCGGGATTCGTCTCCGTGATGCCCGAGGTCTCAGTGAATATTGCTTACCTCGCTGGCGACTCGGCAACGACGAGTGACGTCGTCGCAGTCCCGGGCAGGATAGTGAAGGTACGGAATTCCGCCAAGGCGCTTCTGCAACCCGAGTTCGGCGCATCAGGGCACATGGCCCGCATGCTTCTGCTCGTAAGGCAGAGGAGAAAGGAGGTCCGAGCTGCGATAAACCTGAGATATGACGAGAAGATGGCAAGGGTGCTGAAGAGGATGGGCCTGAAGTGCTTCCAGATCGGTGGCTACTCGCCTTCCGGGCGGGAGGACCCGACCGTCGGGGCGCTCGCTTCAGTCTTTCTCAAGGACAGGAAGCCCTTTGATGCAGTCGTGGATTCTGGTGGAAGGGG encodes the following:
- a CDS encoding nucleoside hydrolase translates to MLRILLDTDTAGDDTIAIMMALKATNARLEGITINCGNVDFDQEVENALYTVQVAGMSGKVPVYPGARHPLVRDWRTVENIHGRDGMGNSQFPRAKQRPERTYAADGIVDTINSNPGEITLVEIAPMTNLALAIRKDPSIVKKVKAFYFMGGTNQYLGNVTPAAEFNIWVDPEAAKVVLHSGLPTTMVGWEICMRHGLIGPREYAEIEGMATRESTFFVAVNRQVRRFMKRERGIDATSCPDSMTMSIVLNSKVATDVRRKFVDVEMTGELTRGATIVDELNVLGRKANASVVYAASQGLFREMLFRMLRGERV
- a CDS encoding AIR synthase related protein translates to MSPSFLEKVILRNLGAVSARVLLGPGRGLDNAVISIGKTRRMILTSDPVSIIPSLGMETSAWLSVHLVASDYATSGLRPQFATFTFNLPGELKNEDAAVYLRAIGKECRKLRMSIVAGHTGTYPGGAFTVVGGGTMFGFCREGDYVDPSMARTGDAILMTKGAAIEATAYLALSFPKYIERKVGSAIAGRAKALVRRCSTVADALTASSIGLGRDGVTSMHDATEGGVLGGLDEMMSACGKAAVIEREMIHVPEECEAVCGAFGIDPLNALSEGTLLITCNPSRADDLLKAMRREGIATYGIGHVTDGNGLWVSEHGGSARRTKPRGDGYWKAYRKSVESELE
- the thiT gene encoding energy-coupled thiamine transporter ThiT, with the translated sequence MASAQPQKVGRNRVAIIAEMSVMIALAAVLNTVKVLTLPEGGSVTLGAMVPLLLFALRRGTKAGVVAGMIFGVIDLYFEPFVYNPIQFLLDYPLAFGALGLAGNFRARPLLAVAAGIAGRFTCHFLSGLIFFASFAPAGESPAVYSALYNGSYLLPEFVISAVVILVLANRGALKAGIHSMAS